Genomic window (candidate division KSB1 bacterium):
GCCAATGTTGGCACCTAAAGCATAAGACATCTTTTCCGACTTGGTAGTCAATTCGGTTTTTTCGGTTTCCTGAGCGCATGATGAGAATGAGAGACACAAAACCACGGTTAGAATCCATAGGGAAATCTGTTTCATTTGAAACTCCTTTCTATTATCAATTATTGTTTAACTTTCTAATACGGGATGCTTTAAATGGAAATCGGTCGCATCCTGGTAGGCTTTGGCGACGGCTAAAGTTTCGGCCTCTCCGAAGAGCTTACCCATAAAAGTGATGCTCGTTGGCGTTCCTTTCTCAGTAAATCCATTGGGTAAAACAATGGCTGGGTGTCCGGTGAGATTGGTCATGGCTAAATTGCTGCCACCGTAAGAAGGAATCAGATAAACATCCACTTCAGACATGAG
Coding sequences:
- a CDS encoding amidase encodes the protein IELPEFPVRALSFILGAEAAAAFDELTRSNKDELLVRQIKNAWPNSFRKARMIPAVEYIQANRARTMLMEKMAELMSEVDVYLIPSYGGSNLAMTNLTGHPAIVLPNGFTEKGTPTSITFMGKLFGEAETLAVAKAYQDATDFHLKHPVLES